The Halogranum gelatinilyticum genome includes a window with the following:
- a CDS encoding NADPH-dependent FMN reductase — protein MSQPHVVALGGSLRDRSYTRLALEHALRGVEEAGGTGEFVDLRDYDLPTLDADQDAQGDSAKLVDRIRGADAVLLGTPMFHGSYSGVLKNALDYCGFDEFAGKTVGLLAVSGGAFPVTALEHLRSVCRALDAWVIPHQAAVPRAHAAFDDDGAFRDEGLEERVLVLGRRAVQFANIEADPATFESRQNKGAGD, from the coding sequence ATGTCACAGCCGCACGTCGTCGCGCTCGGCGGCAGCCTCCGCGACCGGAGTTACACCCGACTAGCCCTCGAGCACGCCCTCCGTGGCGTCGAGGAGGCTGGCGGGACCGGAGAGTTCGTCGACCTGCGCGACTACGACCTGCCGACGCTCGACGCCGACCAGGACGCACAGGGCGACAGCGCGAAACTGGTCGACCGGATCCGAGGAGCCGACGCCGTCCTCCTCGGCACGCCGATGTTCCACGGCTCGTACTCGGGCGTCCTGAAGAACGCGCTCGACTACTGCGGGTTCGACGAGTTCGCGGGCAAGACCGTCGGTCTCCTCGCCGTCTCTGGCGGCGCGTTTCCCGTGACCGCGCTCGAACATCTCCGCTCCGTCTGCCGCGCGCTCGACGCGTGGGTCATCCCCCACCAAGCAGCGGTGCCGCGCGCACACGCTGCCTTCGACGATGACGGCGCGTTCCGCGACGAGGGACTCGAAGAGCGCGTCCTCGTCTTGGGTCGGCGAGCCGTTCAGTTCGCGAACATCGAGGCCGACCCCGCGACGTTCGAGAGTCGCCAGAACAAGGGCGCAGGGGACTGA
- a CDS encoding pirin family protein → MVQHGTGVNSNRAFPTNGYPANLDPFVLFERFYIDPDKGFPMHPHRGFEIVSYMIDGGMEHEDSLGVSHTAYEGDTMRITTGGGIRHSEFPADGAACNGLQLWVNLPREKKEIDADYVDANGEDLPVADVGGATVKTVVGDGSPIELHTPMEYLDVRVDDAWTWSVDEGWSGFLYGVSGSGTVDGNEFGEGDVLPLTEGRDVTVETESGLRVVAVSGEPHDEPIRQRGPFVL, encoded by the coding sequence ATGGTGCAACACGGAACCGGCGTCAACTCCAACCGGGCGTTTCCGACGAACGGCTACCCCGCCAATCTCGACCCGTTCGTCCTCTTCGAGCGGTTCTACATCGACCCGGACAAGGGCTTCCCGATGCATCCCCACCGCGGCTTCGAGATCGTCTCGTACATGATCGACGGCGGGATGGAACACGAGGACTCGCTGGGCGTGAGCCACACGGCCTACGAGGGCGACACCATGCGCATCACCACCGGCGGCGGCATCCGCCACTCGGAGTTCCCCGCCGACGGCGCGGCCTGCAACGGTCTCCAGCTCTGGGTCAACCTCCCGCGCGAGAAGAAGGAGATAGACGCGGACTACGTCGACGCGAACGGCGAGGACCTACCGGTCGCCGACGTCGGCGGCGCGACGGTCAAGACGGTCGTCGGCGACGGCTCGCCCATCGAACTCCACACGCCGATGGAGTATCTGGACGTCCGCGTCGACGACGCGTGGACGTGGAGCGTCGACGAGGGCTGGTCGGGCTTCCTCTACGGCGTCTCGGGCAGCGGGACGGTGGACGGCAACGAGTTCGGCGAGGGCGACGTGTTACCGCTCACGGAGGGACGGGACGTCACCGTCGAGACCGAGAGCGGACTCCGCGTCGTCGCCGTGAGCGGAGAACCGCACGACGAGCCGATCCGCCAGCGCGGCCCGTTCGTGCTCTAA
- a CDS encoding HU family DNA-binding protein, which translates to MRETDRMHTAVGRRAVLRGSLLGAVGLGLGVTGLSGVAAADERGKHGDLDHDGALDVLVATLRKELESGKDVTVPDFGTFAVVRRSLRSDDYLDADSDGDGLGDGTERGAVNVVTFSPSDALADELDLIPGEGDSRRKRRVRMRHRRRESGIVVDGDYLEREAGLSKADAKRALAALDAFVTEAKGALKKGDRIALIGFGSFSISKRSARTGRNPQTGKEIQIAAKNVVKFKAGAELSKAVN; encoded by the coding sequence ATGAGGGAAACAGACAGGATGCACACGGCGGTCGGGCGACGCGCAGTGCTGAGGGGGAGTCTCCTCGGGGCGGTCGGTCTCGGTCTCGGCGTGACGGGACTGTCGGGAGTCGCGGCGGCGGACGAGCGCGGCAAGCACGGCGATCTCGACCACGACGGGGCTCTCGACGTCCTCGTCGCCACGCTGCGGAAGGAACTCGAATCGGGCAAAGACGTCACGGTTCCCGACTTCGGCACGTTCGCCGTCGTCCGACGGAGCCTCCGGTCCGACGACTATCTCGACGCCGACAGCGACGGCGACGGCCTCGGCGACGGGACCGAGCGTGGCGCGGTCAACGTCGTCACGTTCTCCCCGAGCGACGCGCTCGCAGACGAACTCGACCTGATTCCGGGCGAGGGTGACAGCCGTCGAAAGCGACGGGTTCGGATGCGACACCGCCGCCGTGAGAGCGGAATCGTCGTCGACGGCGACTACCTCGAACGGGAAGCAGGGCTGTCGAAGGCCGACGCGAAGCGGGCACTCGCAGCACTGGACGCGTTCGTCACGGAGGCGAAAGGCGCGCTCAAGAAGGGCGACCGTATCGCGCTCATCGGCTTCGGTTCGTTTAGCATCTCGAAGCGGTCGGCGCGAACGGGGCGAAATCCGCAGACAGGAAAGGAGATCCAGATCGCTGCGAAGAACGTCGTCAAGTTCAAAGCCGGCGCGGAACTCTCGAAGGCAGTCAACTGA
- a CDS encoding HhH-GPD family protein, with product MTDAASVPEEVRDVAPALPEDAEGVDEVQRALVEWYEADHRNFPWRRTDDAYEILVSEVMSQQTQLGRVVEAWEAFLDRWPTAADLADADRSDVVGFWTSHSLGYNNRAKYLHEAARQVEEEYGGTFPESPDELQELMGVGPYTANAVASFAFNNGDAVVDTNVKRVLHRAFDVPDDDAAFETVAQYVMPDGESRVWNNAIMELGGVACGKTPQCDEAGCPWRAWCHAYETGDFTAPDVPTQPSFEGSRRQMRGRVVRILGEYDELALDTLGPRVRVDYGGEYGREWLRELVDDLDSDGLVDVDEREAETVVRLRR from the coding sequence ATGACTGACGCCGCGTCCGTGCCCGAGGAGGTCCGCGACGTCGCCCCCGCACTCCCAGAAGACGCCGAGGGTGTCGACGAGGTCCAACGCGCGCTCGTCGAGTGGTACGAGGCCGACCACCGCAACTTCCCGTGGCGACGGACCGACGACGCCTACGAGATTCTCGTCTCCGAAGTGATGAGCCAGCAGACACAACTCGGCCGAGTCGTCGAGGCCTGGGAGGCCTTCCTCGACCGCTGGCCGACGGCCGCCGACCTCGCTGACGCCGACCGAAGCGACGTCGTCGGCTTCTGGACGAGTCACAGCCTCGGCTACAACAACCGCGCGAAGTATCTCCACGAGGCCGCACGACAGGTCGAAGAAGAGTACGGAGGCACGTTCCCCGAGTCGCCCGACGAGCTGCAGGAGCTGATGGGCGTCGGCCCGTACACCGCGAACGCGGTCGCCTCCTTCGCGTTCAACAACGGCGACGCCGTCGTCGACACCAACGTCAAGCGCGTGCTGCACCGCGCGTTCGACGTGCCGGACGACGACGCGGCCTTCGAGACGGTTGCACAGTACGTCATGCCCGATGGCGAGTCGCGCGTCTGGAACAACGCGATCATGGAACTCGGCGGCGTCGCCTGCGGGAAGACCCCCCAGTGCGACGAGGCGGGCTGTCCGTGGCGCGCGTGGTGTCACGCCTACGAGACGGGCGACTTCACCGCCCCCGACGTCCCGACCCAGCCGAGTTTCGAAGGCTCTCGGCGACAGATGCGCGGCCGCGTCGTCCGCATCCTCGGCGAGTACGACGAACTCGCGCTGGACACGTTGGGTCCCAGAGTCCGTGTCGACTACGGCGGCGAGTACGGCCGCGAGTGGCTACGTGAACTGGTCGACGACCTCGACTCCGACGGATTGGTCGACGTCGACGAGCGCGAGGCGGAGACCGTCGTCCGACTCCGACGGTGA
- a CDS encoding zinc ribbon domain-containing protein — MGLASVLKPLAAIGCFVVAFAMVILLGPPGIVAAAVFGAVVWAVWRATTYSSESTTPERTNCPSCGARNDVSAEVCGYCGDPL, encoded by the coding sequence ATGGGTCTCGCGTCCGTGCTCAAACCCCTCGCGGCAATCGGCTGTTTCGTCGTCGCGTTCGCGATGGTGATCCTCCTCGGGCCGCCCGGCATCGTCGCCGCGGCCGTCTTCGGGGCTGTCGTCTGGGCAGTCTGGCGGGCGACGACTTACTCCTCGGAGTCGACGACGCCCGAGCGGACGAACTGTCCGTCGTGCGGCGCGCGCAACGACGTCTCTGCAGAGGTCTGCGGCTACTGCGGTGACCCGCTCTGA
- a CDS encoding aminotransferase class III-fold pyridoxal phosphate-dependent enzyme encodes MDRETAEPQVTSMPGDKAREWVEYHHQNAAPSTYVYDFVWDLSGDAEGPFCTDVDGNVLMDFTSHVAAAPLGYNNPKIMEPLREFDLVDPLKIAGQDFYVSAGDTERPEDSQFPGPAGLMDRLTDATEHYGMDTVFLSNSGAEAVENGIKIAYDHADGAKYAITFEGAFHGRTLGALSLNRSKSKYRREFPEISGVHDVPYCDDRACTPASCDCGFFVGDDPAEQVSRLRKKLDPERGHVDPDEVAYIILEPIQGEGGYRIPSDEFMDEVAALATEHDITLVADEIQSGMGRTGKMWGADHYSIEPDVIAAAKGLRVGATISRSDVFPEETGRISSTWGAGDIVASLQGALTMDAIEEYDLLDNATVRGRQFKETARDADPEGVVDIRGKGLMLALEFDTKERRDAVQEAALQRGLLTLSCGHKVLRILPPLDVTEREIDLGADLLLKAIADVA; translated from the coding sequence ATGGACCGCGAAACCGCCGAACCGCAGGTCACGTCGATGCCCGGCGACAAAGCGCGCGAGTGGGTCGAATACCACCACCAGAACGCCGCACCGAGCACCTACGTCTACGACTTCGTCTGGGACCTCTCGGGGGACGCGGAGGGCCCGTTCTGTACCGACGTCGACGGCAACGTCCTCATGGACTTCACGAGCCACGTCGCGGCCGCGCCCCTCGGCTACAACAACCCGAAGATCATGGAGCCGCTTCGGGAGTTCGACCTCGTCGACCCGCTGAAGATCGCGGGCCAGGACTTCTACGTCTCGGCGGGCGACACCGAGCGACCTGAGGACAGCCAGTTCCCCGGTCCCGCGGGGCTGATGGACCGGCTCACCGACGCCACCGAACACTACGGGATGGACACCGTCTTCCTCTCGAACTCCGGGGCAGAGGCGGTCGAGAACGGCATCAAGATCGCCTACGACCACGCCGACGGCGCGAAGTACGCCATCACCTTCGAGGGTGCCTTCCACGGGCGGACGCTCGGCGCGCTCTCGCTCAACCGCTCGAAGTCGAAATACCGCAGGGAGTTCCCCGAGATCTCGGGCGTCCACGACGTCCCCTACTGTGACGACCGCGCCTGCACGCCCGCCTCCTGTGACTGTGGCTTCTTCGTGGGCGACGACCCCGCCGAGCAGGTCTCGCGGCTGCGGAAGAAGCTCGACCCCGAGCGCGGCCACGTCGACCCCGACGAGGTCGCCTACATCATCCTCGAACCCATCCAGGGCGAGGGGGGCTACCGCATCCCGAGCGACGAGTTCATGGACGAGGTGGCCGCGCTCGCGACGGAACACGACATCACGCTCGTCGCCGACGAGATTCAGAGCGGGATGGGTCGGACCGGAAAGATGTGGGGCGCGGACCACTACAGCATCGAACCCGACGTCATCGCCGCCGCGAAGGGGCTGCGCGTCGGCGCGACCATCTCCCGCTCGGACGTCTTCCCCGAGGAGACGGGCCGCATCTCCTCGACGTGGGGCGCGGGCGACATCGTCGCCTCGCTGCAGGGCGCGCTCACGATGGACGCTATCGAGGAGTACGACCTGCTCGACAACGCGACCGTCCGCGGCCGCCAGTTCAAAGAGACGGCCCGCGACGCCGACCCCGAGGGCGTCGTCGACATCCGCGGCAAGGGCCTGATGCTCGCACTGGAGTTCGACACCAAAGAACGCCGCGACGCCGTGCAGGAAGCCGCGCTCCAACGCGGCCTGCTGACGCTCTCGTGCGGTCACAAGGTCCTCAGAATCCTCCCGCCGCTCGACGTGACCGAGCGCGAGATCGACCTCGGTGCCGACCTCCTGCTGAAGGCGATTGCTGACGTGGCGTAA
- a CDS encoding MgtC/SapB family protein, with product MVFSPSPLGPSWLAVVQADFAAVPLDDPVVRVVIAAALGLFLGLEREWSKKSAGIRTFALTSLGGAVFTIVAEESPLGVTLLAVGGLLVVVQGILLAVEGLRRDEDDGLSLTTSVSLLVAYGVGVLVASGFFVTGVAVAVLSSALLVLKRELHDFAGGLSRPELRATVEFAILAFVVFPLLPAEEQLFGYTLEPRVAWLMVVTVAGIGIVNYALIQTYGGRGIAITGFFGGLASSTAVVGTMLDQVRRDDNSVNFAVAGVLLADAAMALRNLGIALVFTATAAQPLLWEVTIPLGALVVGSVVVARFTSDWRENVELDLVSPFSLKNVLAFGAVFLLVLVVGTVAQDQFGNVGFYVSALVSGLVSSGGATTSAVLLYRGGTIDGSTAVVGILLATASSVGVKAVLIATAGPRAFARRVAVWSAVLLTATGVVTALVALFG from the coding sequence ATGGTTTTCTCTCCGTCTCCTCTCGGCCCGTCGTGGCTGGCGGTCGTCCAAGCCGATTTCGCCGCGGTCCCGCTCGACGACCCGGTCGTCCGTGTGGTCATCGCCGCCGCGCTCGGCCTGTTTCTCGGTCTCGAGCGCGAGTGGTCGAAGAAGTCCGCGGGTATCCGTACCTTCGCACTGACGAGTCTCGGCGGCGCGGTGTTCACCATCGTCGCCGAGGAGTCGCCGCTCGGCGTCACGCTCCTCGCCGTCGGGGGGCTCCTCGTCGTCGTCCAGGGAATCCTGCTGGCCGTCGAGGGACTCCGCCGCGACGAGGACGACGGACTGTCGCTGACGACGTCGGTCTCGCTGCTCGTCGCCTACGGCGTCGGCGTCCTCGTCGCGTCGGGCTTCTTCGTCACCGGCGTCGCCGTCGCCGTCCTCTCGTCGGCACTACTCGTGCTCAAGCGGGAACTCCATGACTTCGCGGGGGGGTTGAGCCGTCCGGAGCTGCGGGCGACCGTCGAGTTCGCCATCCTCGCGTTCGTCGTCTTTCCGCTGCTGCCCGCCGAAGAGCAGCTCTTCGGCTACACGCTCGAACCGCGCGTCGCGTGGCTGATGGTGGTGACGGTCGCCGGCATCGGCATCGTCAACTACGCGCTCATCCAGACCTACGGCGGCCGCGGCATCGCCATCACGGGGTTCTTCGGCGGACTGGCGTCGTCGACGGCCGTGGTCGGGACGATGCTCGACCAGGTCCGCCGGGACGACAACTCGGTCAACTTCGCCGTCGCGGGCGTCCTGCTCGCGGACGCCGCGATGGCACTCCGGAACCTCGGTATCGCGCTCGTCTTCACCGCCACGGCGGCCCAGCCACTCCTCTGGGAGGTCACGATTCCCCTCGGGGCACTCGTCGTCGGGAGCGTCGTCGTCGCCCGGTTCACCAGCGACTGGCGCGAGAACGTCGAGTTGGACCTCGTGAGTCCCTTCTCGCTGAAGAACGTCCTCGCGTTCGGGGCGGTGTTCCTCCTCGTCCTCGTCGTCGGGACGGTCGCCCAGGACCAGTTCGGCAACGTCGGCTTCTACGTGAGCGCGCTCGTCTCGGGGCTGGTCTCGTCAGGCGGTGCGACCACCTCGGCCGTCCTGCTCTACCGTGGCGGCACCATCGACGGGTCGACGGCCGTCGTGGGTATCCTGCTCGCGACGGCGAGTTCGGTCGGGGTGAAGGCGGTCCTGATCGCCACCGCCGGACCGCGCGCGTTCGCCCGACGGGTGGCCGTGTGGAGTGCCGTCCTGCTGACGGCGACCGGTGTCGTCACCGCCCTGGTGGCACTATTTGGCTAG
- a CDS encoding AI-2E family transporter — translation MSFLQFDRGRAAWWSLGFTLSAALLYVVYSFIGTFVFGIFIYYATRPIYRRLKTRIYPSSLAAAVSIFALALPAILLALYSLLVVLGEVSKLTNNTELDLSPYLTSYLGFDPTSVDGLNRIDPATLYESGLEEYVTFDVIDTLVANLASAVDTAAFVGVGLVHLFVMVAMAFYLLRDDGKVGSWLLRRFSDDEGVLDAYLAAVDSDLKSIFFGNILNAILTGTIGVIAFSILNVFAPAGVRIPAPALVGLLAGVASLIPVVGMKLVYVPVAGYMGVQAGLFVGPESLWFVVVFAAISFVVVDTIPDLVLRPYVSGRRLHVGSVMLAYTLGPLLFGWYGIFLLPMLLVFLVHFARIVLPELVAGKPIRPYVVDPVYLSDTQVAVGASETDGGRESAGDTDVESAVHSESASESAANSDTASESVANAESASESAADGSPDTSTTPSQRDER, via the coding sequence ATGTCGTTCCTCCAGTTCGACCGCGGCCGCGCGGCGTGGTGGTCGCTCGGTTTCACCCTCTCGGCGGCCCTCCTGTACGTCGTCTACTCGTTTATCGGGACGTTCGTCTTCGGCATCTTCATCTACTACGCGACGCGGCCCATCTACCGGCGACTCAAGACCCGCATCTATCCGTCCAGTCTCGCCGCCGCCGTCTCCATCTTCGCCTTGGCGTTACCGGCGATACTCCTCGCGCTGTACTCGCTGCTCGTCGTTCTCGGTGAAGTTTCGAAGCTCACGAACAACACGGAACTCGACCTCAGCCCGTATCTCACCTCGTATCTCGGCTTCGACCCGACGAGCGTCGACGGACTCAACCGTATCGATCCGGCGACGCTCTACGAGTCGGGACTCGAGGAGTACGTCACCTTCGACGTCATCGACACCCTCGTCGCGAACCTCGCCAGCGCCGTGGACACTGCCGCGTTCGTCGGCGTCGGTCTCGTCCATCTGTTCGTCATGGTCGCGATGGCGTTTTACCTGCTGCGCGACGACGGGAAAGTTGGGAGCTGGCTCCTGCGGCGCTTCTCCGACGACGAGGGTGTCCTCGACGCCTATCTCGCTGCCGTCGACTCCGACCTGAAAAGTATCTTCTTCGGCAACATCCTCAACGCCATCCTCACGGGGACCATCGGCGTCATCGCCTTCTCGATTCTCAACGTTTTCGCGCCGGCCGGCGTCAGAATCCCCGCGCCTGCCCTCGTCGGACTGCTCGCCGGTGTCGCCAGTCTCATCCCCGTCGTCGGGATGAAACTCGTCTACGTGCCGGTCGCAGGCTACATGGGCGTACAGGCCGGTCTCTTCGTCGGCCCGGAGTCGCTGTGGTTCGTCGTCGTCTTCGCCGCCATCTCCTTCGTCGTCGTCGACACCATCCCGGATCTCGTGCTCCGGCCGTACGTCTCGGGGCGGCGACTCCACGTCGGCAGCGTCATGCTGGCCTACACGCTCGGACCGCTGCTGTTCGGCTGGTACGGCATCTTCCTCCTCCCGATGCTGCTGGTCTTTCTCGTCCACTTCGCGCGTATCGTCCTACCGGAACTGGTCGCTGGCAAGCCGATCCGCCCCTACGTCGTCGACCCGGTCTATCTGTCGGACACGCAGGTCGCTGTCGGTGCAAGCGAGACGGACGGAGGACGAGAATCCGCCGGGGACACGGACGTCGAATCGGCGGTCCACTCGGAGTCTGCTTCGGAGTCGGCGGCCAATTCGGACACGGCTTCCGAGTCGGTAGCCAACGCGGAATCGGCTTCGGAGTCGGCGGCCGACGGTAGCCCGGATACGTCGACGACTCCGTCCCAGCGAGACGAGCGGTAA
- a CDS encoding PadR family transcriptional regulator: MYDLTGFQRDLLYVIAGLDEPHGLAIKEELEEYYEKEIHHGRLYPNLDTLVDKGLVEKGQRDRRTNYYTLTRRGRREIEARTEWEAQYIEE; encoded by the coding sequence ATGTACGACTTGACAGGCTTTCAGCGAGATCTGCTGTACGTTATCGCCGGGCTCGACGAACCACACGGGCTTGCAATCAAAGAGGAACTCGAAGAGTACTACGAGAAGGAGATTCACCACGGACGGCTCTATCCCAACCTCGACACGCTCGTCGACAAGGGCCTCGTCGAGAAGGGCCAGCGTGACCGTCGAACCAACTACTACACCCTGACACGCCGCGGGCGTCGTGAGATCGAAGCCCGCACCGAGTGGGAAGCACAGTACATCGAGGAGTAG
- a CDS encoding amphi-Trp domain-containing protein — MPEEVLFKSESRQSRAAVADYLRSIADKLDAGEPVSLIAGDQSITLDVPAQPTFEVKAERETSKSGGSPELSLELELEWDEGAPDGDTSLSVE; from the coding sequence ATGCCGGAAGAAGTCCTGTTCAAATCGGAATCGCGTCAGAGCCGTGCTGCCGTCGCCGACTACCTCCGCTCTATCGCGGACAAACTCGACGCGGGTGAGCCTGTCTCCCTGATCGCTGGCGACCAGTCGATCACCCTCGACGTGCCCGCCCAGCCGACCTTCGAGGTCAAAGCCGAACGCGAGACGTCGAAGAGCGGTGGCTCGCCGGAGCTGAGTCTCGAACTCGAACTGGAGTGGGACGAGGGCGCGCCTGACGGCGATACGTCGCTCTCGGTAGAATAG